From a single Gavia stellata isolate bGavSte3 chromosome 5, bGavSte3.hap2, whole genome shotgun sequence genomic region:
- the SLC25A4 gene encoding ADP/ATP translocase 1, with translation MGDQALSFLKDFLAGGIAAAISKTAVAPIERVKLLLQVQHASKQITAEKQYKGIIDCIVRIPKEQGIISFWRGNLANVIRYFPTQALNFAFKDKYKQIFLGGVDRHKQFWRYFAGNLASGGAAGATSLCFVYPLDFARTRLAADVGKGASEREFTGLGDCIVKIFKSDGLKGLYQGFSVSVQGIIIYRAAYFGVYDTAKGMLPDPKNVHIVVSWMIAQTVTAVAGLVSYPFDTVRRRMMMQSGRKGADIMYKGTIDCWKKIAKDEGSKAFFKGAWSNVLRGMGGAFVLVLYDEIKKYV, from the exons ATGGGTGACCAAGCGCTCAGCTTCCTCAAGGACTTTTTGGCTGGTGGGATCGCTGCCGCCATCTCCAAGACGGCTGTCGCCCCCATCGAGAGAGTGAAGTTGCTGCTGCAG GTCCAGCATGCCAGCAAACAGATCACGGCGGAGAAGCAGTACAAGGGCATCATCGACTGCATAGTCCGCATCCCCAAGGAGCAAGGCATCATCTCCTTCTGGAGAGGCAACCTGGCCAATGTCATCCGGTACTTCCCCACCCAGGCCCTCAACTTCGCCTTCAAGGACAAGTACAAGCAGATCTTCTTGGGGGGAGTGGACAGGCACAAGCAGTTCTGGCGCTACTTCGCAGGGAACCTGGCGTCTGGGGGTGCCGCGGGAGCCACCTCCCTCTGCTTTGTCTACCCGCTGGATTTTGCCAGGACCCGGCTGGCAGCTGATGTGGGCAAAGGAGCCAGCGAGAGGGAGTTCACTGGGCTGGGCGACTGCATTGTCAAGATTTTCAAGTCTGATGGCTTGAAGGGCCTGTACCAAGGATTCAGTGTGTCTGTCCAGGGCATCATCATCTACAGAGCAGCCTATTTTGGGGTTTACGATACGGCCAAGG GTATGTTGCCTGATCCAAAGAATGTGCATATCGTAGTGAGCTGGATGATTGCCCAGACTGTCACTGCAGTAGCAGGGCTGGTTTCTTACCCTTTTGATACTGTGCGACGTAGGATGATGATGCAGTCTGGCCGAAAGGGAG CTGATATTATGTACAAGGGCACAATTGATTGCTGGAAGAAGATAGCTAAAGATGAAGGATCCAAAGCGTTCTTCAAAGGTGCCTGGTCGAATGTGTTGAGAGGCATGGGCGGAGCTTTTGTATTAGTACTTTATGATGAAATCAAGAAATATGTCTAA